A genomic region of Lachnoclostridium edouardi contains the following coding sequences:
- a CDS encoding TetR/AcrR family transcriptional regulator yields MGKKNQRNTKSRIVSAAWKLFYEQGYEDTTVDEIVEESGTSKGSFYHYFEGKDALLSSLSYLFDEKYQELMENMDQNMDSFDQLIYLNQELFTMIENSISLDLLARLYSSQLVTKGEKHLLDRDRYYYKILKQIVKKGQEKGELRSDKSANELTKIYALCERALLYDWCICNGEYSLKSYAREMMPMFLEKLKVKYIN; encoded by the coding sequence ATGGGAAAGAAAAATCAGAGAAACACGAAAAGCAGAATTGTCTCCGCCGCCTGGAAGCTGTTTTATGAGCAGGGGTACGAGGATACGACAGTAGATGAGATTGTGGAAGAGTCAGGCACGTCGAAGGGATCATTTTATCATTATTTTGAGGGAAAGGACGCCCTTCTCAGCTCCTTATCCTATTTATTTGACGAAAAATATCAGGAGTTAATGGAAAATATGGATCAGAATATGGACAGTTTTGACCAACTGATTTATTTAAATCAGGAGCTGTTTACTATGATAGAGAACAGTATTTCTTTAGACCTTTTGGCCCGCCTTTATTCTTCCCAGCTGGTTACAAAGGGAGAAAAGCACCTTTTGGACAGAGACAGATATTATTATAAAATTTTGAAGCAGATTGTGAAAAAAGGACAGGAAAAGGGAGAGCTGCGCTCAGATAAATCTGCCAATGAACTGACGAAAATATACGCTCTTTGCGAAAGAGCTTTACTATATGATTGGTGTATTTGCAACGGAGAATATTCTTTGAAATCATATGCCAGAGAAATGATGCCAATGTTTTTAGAAAAATTGAAAGTAAAATATATTAATTAG
- the putP gene encoding sodium/proline symporter PutP has protein sequence MTTAQIFMMVSIGMYLLMMLAIGYICSKQNNNADDFYLGGRKLGPFVTAMSAEASDMSSWLLMGLPGVAYLSGICDAGWTAIGLAVGTYLNWLFVAKRIRRYSHIAGNAITIPDFFSNRYRDESRLLMLFSALVILIFFIPYTASGFAACGKLFASLFGVSYGPAMIISAIIIVGYTTMGGFLAASTTDFIQSIVMTIALLIVLIFGVHVAGGVEQVADNVLKLPGYLSMTSTYDGVSQAAKPYGIMAIFSTFAWGLGYCGMPHILLRFMAIEDEEKLTLSRRIATVWVVITLIVGVMIGVIGYGMTQAGAMEQLIGADSETIVVRTADLLSRYGAVPALIAGVILAGILASTMSTADSQLLAAASSVSQNIFRGVMKAEISEKRAMVIARGTVLVISLIAMFIARNPDSSVFAIVSFAWAGFGAAFGPVMLFSLFWKRSNRNGALAGMITGGAVVFIWKYLVRPIGGIWDMYELLPAFLAASAVIIAVSLATEAPSDEIVKEFEKVNG, from the coding sequence ATGACAACTGCACAAATATTTATGATGGTTTCGATTGGCATGTATTTATTGATGATGTTGGCAATCGGTTACATTTGCTCCAAACAGAACAATAATGCAGATGATTTTTATTTAGGGGGAAGAAAGCTGGGGCCTTTTGTCACAGCTATGAGCGCGGAAGCTTCTGACATGAGCAGCTGGCTGTTAATGGGACTGCCGGGCGTAGCTTATTTATCAGGAATCTGTGACGCCGGCTGGACAGCTATAGGTCTTGCTGTGGGAACTTATTTAAACTGGCTGTTTGTGGCAAAAAGAATCCGCCGCTATTCTCATATTGCAGGGAATGCCATTACTATCCCTGACTTTTTTTCCAACAGGTACAGAGATGAAAGCAGACTGCTTATGCTATTTTCAGCATTAGTAATTTTAATCTTTTTTATCCCTTATACTGCCTCTGGATTTGCAGCCTGCGGGAAGCTGTTTGCCAGTCTTTTCGGAGTAAGCTATGGACCGGCTATGATTATCAGTGCCATAATAATTGTAGGATATACAACAATGGGAGGATTTCTGGCGGCCAGCACAACAGACTTTATTCAAAGTATTGTTATGACAATTGCTCTTTTAATTGTTTTGATTTTTGGTGTCCATGTGGCCGGAGGAGTAGAGCAGGTGGCTGACAATGTATTAAAGTTGCCAGGGTATTTAAGTATGACGTCTACTTATGACGGCGTCAGCCAGGCGGCAAAGCCCTACGGCATCATGGCTATTTTTTCTACATTTGCATGGGGGCTGGGCTATTGCGGTATGCCTCACATCCTGCTTCGCTTTATGGCTATTGAGGATGAAGAGAAGCTTACATTGTCCAGAAGAATTGCAACTGTGTGGGTAGTGATTACCTTAATTGTAGGTGTAATGATAGGTGTAATCGGATACGGTATGACTCAGGCGGGAGCCATGGAGCAGTTAATTGGCGCTGACTCAGAAACTATTGTGGTGAGAACTGCAGATTTGTTAAGCCGGTACGGCGCAGTTCCTGCCTTGATTGCAGGAGTAATTTTAGCGGGAATTTTAGCAAGTACTATGTCTACAGCTGATTCCCAGCTTTTAGCTGCAGCCTCCAGCGTATCCCAAAATATTTTCAGAGGGGTTATGAAGGCTGAGATTTCTGAGAAGCGCGCTATGGTAATTGCCAGGGGAACAGTGCTTGTAATTTCTCTGATCGCCATGTTTATAGCCAGAAATCCTGACAGCTCTGTATTTGCCATTGTATCATTTGCCTGGGCAGGATTTGGAGCCGCCTTTGGGCCTGTGATGCTGTTTTCCCTATTCTGGAAGCGTTCTAATAGAAACGGAGCTTTGGCCGGCATGATTACAGGCGGGGCAGTTGTATTTATATGGAAATATCTGGTGCGCCCAATAGGCGGAATCTGGGATATGTACGAGCTGCTGCCTGCATTTTTAGCTGCCAGCGCAGTCATAATAGCAGTCAGTTTGGCAACGGAGGCGCCATCAGATGAAATTGTAAAAGAATTTGAAAAAGTAAACGGATAA
- a CDS encoding GntR family transcriptional regulator → MELFNYRDRRPIYEQITESYQEQILMGILEQEEKMPSVRALATELSINPNTIQRAYGELERQGYIYSVKGKGSFVSDVKGMRRVKRLEVENHLVTLARKAKTSGMTCEEFKDQAGKAYESCNQEKGGNGYD, encoded by the coding sequence ATGGAGCTGTTTAATTATAGAGACCGGCGGCCTATTTATGAGCAGATTACAGAAAGCTATCAAGAACAGATTCTTATGGGAATTTTAGAACAGGAAGAAAAGATGCCGTCGGTCAGGGCTTTGGCTACAGAGCTTTCTATTAATCCCAACACCATACAGAGAGCATATGGGGAGCTGGAAAGACAGGGTTACATTTATTCTGTAAAAGGTAAGGGAAGCTTTGTCTCTGATGTAAAGGGAATGAGACGGGTAAAACGGCTGGAAGTGGAAAATCACCTGGTCACTTTGGCCAGAAAAGCCAAAACCAGCGGCATGACATGTGAGGAATTTAAAGATCAGGCCGGGAAAGCATATGAAAGCTGTAATCAGGAAAAAGGAGGGAATGGTTATGATTGA
- a CDS encoding ABC transporter ATP-binding protein, producing the protein MIETVNLTKRFDDIVAVDHISAQIKDGSVFGLIGTNGAGKSTFLRMVSGVLKADEGTVAIDRELVYENEKAKARFFYISDEQFFLGNGTPEDMARFYEKFYSKFDKKRFFHLLEGFDLKKNRKISTFSKGMKKQLSVLLGICSNTDYLLCDETFDGLDPVMRQAVKSLFANDMAERNLTPIIASHNLRELEDICDHVGLLHKGGMLLSKELDDMKMKIHKVQCVLQTGMEAEDLAALEKMKVEKRGRLLTLTVRGSREEVEQAMKDCQPVFYEMIPLSLEEIFISETEVVGYDIKKLVF; encoded by the coding sequence ATGATTGAGACAGTAAATCTTACAAAAAGATTTGACGATATAGTAGCCGTGGACCACATTAGCGCCCAGATTAAGGATGGAAGCGTATTTGGACTGATCGGCACAAACGGAGCCGGAAAAAGCACCTTTCTGCGCATGGTAAGCGGAGTGCTGAAGGCAGATGAGGGCACAGTGGCTATTGACAGAGAATTGGTGTATGAAAATGAAAAGGCAAAGGCCAGATTTTTTTACATTTCAGACGAACAGTTTTTTTTAGGAAACGGCACGCCGGAGGATATGGCCAGATTTTATGAAAAGTTTTATTCTAAATTTGACAAAAAACGTTTTTTTCACCTGCTGGAAGGCTTTGATTTAAAGAAAAACAGAAAAATATCTACGTTTTCTAAAGGTATGAAAAAACAGCTTTCCGTACTTTTAGGGATCTGCTCTAACACAGATTATCTTTTGTGCGATGAAACCTTTGACGGTTTAGACCCTGTAATGAGGCAGGCAGTGAAAAGCCTGTTTGCCAACGACATGGCGGAGAGAAATCTGACTCCTATTATTGCTTCTCACAATTTAAGGGAGCTGGAGGATATTTGTGATCACGTAGGCTTGCTGCACAAGGGAGGAATGCTGCTTTCTAAAGAGCTGGATGACATGAAAATGAAAATCCACAAAGTCCAGTGTGTGCTTCAGACGGGAATGGAGGCTGAGGATCTGGCAGCTTTGGAGAAAATGAAAGTGGAGAAAAGGGGACGGCTGCTTACCTTAACAGTGAGAGGAAGCAGGGAGGAAGTAGAACAGGCTATGAAAGACTGCCAGCCGGTTTTTTATGAGATGATTCCTCTTTCCCTGGAAGAAATTTTTATCAGTGAGACGGAGGTGGTTGGTTATGACATTAAAAAACTGGTTTTTTAA
- a CDS encoding DUF6449 domain-containing protein has translation MTLKNWFFKLLGEDTRRRLWALALMILLFFFSFPVAAVFMGSGYWENKDMFLKYYRGAMCALVSGGNGWTAVLFAILPVIMGISSFSWLNSKKKVDFYNSLPVKREKIFFVCFINGILLVMLPYTFFLLSAIGIGAIKGAGAGMLIQTGFFAWLHFMIYYLFLYSTVVLAVIMTGNMVVALLGTGVFFFYGPIAVSLIEGYFSTWFYTYYQTDFFPVINKTSPLISYISSFQWENQIWLWAVLAAGLVLTAISLVLYKKRPSEAAGKAMAFQISKPIIRILLVVIFAMMGAMFFWSVRHNMGWAVFGLITGCVISHCVIEIIYNFDFKKLFSHKYQMAGSALFAIAVLCIFRYDLFGYDKYLPDESKVESVAIYMGGLDSWVDYGVLKPSKNKNDNVITNPSYSYSGNSGPGPYLWESEDKEDYLYKNMKITETEPVINMAKNGIEDAVARRKYSSEGNGGTYYAKMKGGSEKDSYLSIGVQYNLKGGKVVKRHYNISRNDNMENIKAMYSQEAYKLATFPVLSADNSVVACQWKNMDQVRTVKDQETAQELLAAYQKDLRNLTLEETRKEFPVAMIRFVTEEGLEQTNWEISMDTGTNYRSYKNKEYYPVYQSFTNVTGIMAELGIEEDGIADREKVSQVYLSDQRSYEDALGTWHDGKSKVLVDTQDIDQLLPALVFPEFYGFSNFAEENYVRADVSFTEEGEMYKNGNETLIVQVDKMPEKLKELIQYDQMTKAMDEARKLKNSY, from the coding sequence ATGACATTAAAAAACTGGTTTTTTAAGCTGTTAGGGGAAGATACGCGGCGCCGTTTGTGGGCCCTGGCTTTAATGATACTTTTGTTTTTCTTTTCCTTTCCTGTAGCGGCGGTTTTTATGGGCAGCGGATATTGGGAAAACAAAGATATGTTTTTAAAATATTATAGAGGGGCTATGTGTGCCTTAGTGTCAGGCGGCAACGGCTGGACGGCTGTTCTCTTCGCCATTTTGCCTGTGATTATGGGGATTTCCAGCTTTTCCTGGTTAAATTCTAAAAAGAAGGTGGACTTTTACAACAGCCTGCCAGTAAAACGGGAAAAAATATTTTTTGTATGCTTTATAAACGGTATTTTATTAGTGATGCTGCCTTATACCTTCTTTTTGCTGTCAGCCATTGGCATCGGAGCTATAAAGGGAGCAGGGGCGGGAATGTTGATTCAGACAGGTTTTTTTGCCTGGCTCCACTTTATGATTTATTATTTATTCCTTTACTCCACTGTTGTTCTGGCAGTTATTATGACAGGTAATATGGTGGTGGCTCTTTTAGGAACAGGAGTATTTTTCTTTTATGGTCCGATTGCAGTTTCATTAATAGAAGGATACTTTTCCACATGGTTTTATACTTATTACCAGACAGATTTTTTCCCGGTGATAAATAAAACGTCACCCTTAATCAGCTATATATCCAGCTTTCAGTGGGAAAATCAAATTTGGCTGTGGGCGGTTCTTGCCGCAGGTCTTGTGCTGACTGCTATATCTTTAGTTTTGTACAAAAAAAGGCCTTCAGAGGCAGCAGGAAAGGCAATGGCTTTTCAGATCAGCAAACCTATAATCAGAATACTTCTGGTAGTTATTTTTGCTATGATGGGAGCGATGTTCTTCTGGTCTGTGCGGCATAATATGGGCTGGGCGGTGTTTGGACTGATTACAGGCTGCGTAATCAGCCACTGTGTAATTGAGATTATATATAATTTTGATTTTAAGAAGCTGTTTTCCCATAAATATCAGATGGCCGGAAGCGCGTTGTTTGCAATAGCAGTGCTTTGTATTTTCCGGTATGATTTATTTGGATATGACAAATATCTGCCAGATGAGAGCAAGGTAGAGTCTGTGGCAATATATATGGGAGGCCTTGATTCGTGGGTGGATTATGGAGTATTAAAACCTTCAAAGAACAAAAACGATAATGTAATTACAAACCCTTCCTACAGCTATTCAGGAAATTCCGGGCCAGGGCCTTATTTGTGGGAAAGTGAAGATAAAGAGGATTATCTTTATAAAAATATGAAAATCACTGAGACAGAGCCTGTAATCAACATGGCGAAAAATGGGATTGAGGATGCTGTTGCAAGGAGAAAATATTCCAGCGAAGGCAATGGGGGAACATACTATGCCAAAATGAAAGGCGGAAGTGAAAAAGACAGTTATCTTTCTATTGGCGTACAGTATAATTTAAAAGGCGGAAAGGTTGTAAAACGCCATTATAATATAAGCCGGAATGACAATATGGAAAATATTAAAGCCATGTACAGCCAGGAGGCTTATAAGCTGGCAACCTTCCCTGTGCTTTCTGCAGACAACAGTGTAGTTGCCTGCCAGTGGAAAAATATGGACCAGGTGCGCACTGTGAAAGATCAGGAGACGGCGCAGGAATTGTTAGCTGCATATCAAAAGGATTTAAGGAATCTGACTTTAGAGGAAACAAGAAAGGAATTTCCAGTGGCAATGATCCGATTTGTAACAGAGGAAGGGCTGGAGCAGACCAATTGGGAGATCAGTATGGACACAGGCACCAACTACAGGTCCTATAAAAATAAAGAGTATTATCCTGTATATCAATCATTTACAAATGTGACAGGTATTATGGCAGAGCTGGGAATAGAGGAGGACGGAATTGCAGACAGAGAAAAGGTGAGCCAGGTGTATTTAAGCGACCAGCGCTCCTATGAAGACGCTTTAGGAACATGGCATGACGGAAAATCCAAAGTACTTGTGGATACCCAGGATATTGACCAGCTGCTTCCTGCATTAGTATTTCCGGAATTTTATGGGTTTTCCAACTTTGCAGAGGAGAATTATGTAAGGGCAGACGTAAGCTTTACAGAAGAAGGGGAAATGTATAAAAATGGAAATGAAACATTAATTGTTCAGGTAGATAAAATGCCTGAGAAGCTGAAGGAATTAATTCAATACGACCAGATGACAAAAGCAATGGATGAAGCCAGAAAATTAAAAAACAGCTATTAA
- a CDS encoding DUF368 domain-containing protein: protein MTYILDVIKGIMIGIANVIPGVSGGTMALSLGIYDKLIGAISHLLSDFKKSVLTLLPILIGCAIGIIGFAYAIEFLLSKHTFVTCMAFVGLILGGLPILFRSLSKKLKESNSGVGVSGVLSFVILFTIAVALPLFNSEEELMTTLTPTPGTMALLLIIGVIASATMVIPGVSGSMVLMILGYYYGIIDSIKTFLDGLKAFNMDVVIDRTLVLFPFGIGVLLGIFLIAKLITFLFEKYGIQTYCAILGLIFASPFAIFYNTGLFGQLSTLSIISIITGLLLAIVCGIITYYIGEK, encoded by the coding sequence ATGACTTATATTTTAGACGTTATAAAAGGAATTATGATTGGAATCGCTAATGTTATTCCAGGCGTCAGCGGAGGTACCATGGCCTTGTCTTTAGGAATTTATGACAAGCTGATTGGGGCTATTTCCCATTTGCTTTCTGATTTTAAAAAAAGCGTGCTTACGCTTCTGCCTATTTTAATCGGCTGCGCCATTGGTATTATAGGCTTTGCCTATGCCATTGAATTTCTTCTCAGCAAACATACATTTGTCACCTGTATGGCCTTTGTAGGTTTAATTTTAGGCGGACTTCCTATTTTATTCCGTTCTTTGTCTAAAAAACTAAAGGAATCCAACTCAGGAGTGGGCGTATCAGGAGTTTTGTCTTTTGTTATTCTTTTTACTATAGCCGTGGCCCTGCCTTTATTTAATTCTGAGGAGGAGCTGATGACTACTTTAACTCCTACCCCTGGAACAATGGCGCTTCTTCTGATTATCGGGGTTATTGCCTCTGCCACCATGGTGATTCCCGGAGTCAGCGGATCTATGGTTCTTATGATTTTAGGATATTACTATGGCATTATTGATTCTATTAAAACCTTTTTAGATGGCCTGAAGGCTTTTAATATGGATGTAGTAATAGACAGAACCCTTGTTTTATTTCCCTTTGGCATCGGCGTGCTGTTAGGCATTTTCCTCATTGCCAAATTAATCACCTTTTTATTTGAAAAATATGGAATCCAGACATACTGCGCTATTTTAGGTTTGATTTTTGCCTCTCCTTTTGCTATTTTCTATAACACAGGATTATTTGGACAGTTATCTACACTTTCCATCATATCAATTATTACAGGCCTGCTGTTGGCAATCGTCTGCGGAATTATTACTTATTACATTGGAGAAAAATAA
- a CDS encoding LTA synthase family protein — protein sequence MKKYAFLWYLKILGAAAAVNCFIELLGRKSAVFMWKYMMENPAVFFINTIIILMLFLPVLFTKRKWFACILALSVWIFAGVVNGVLLTFRTTPFTAADFRLVKYALGMLTTYMSWPEIILSAAGIIGAAILCAVLWKKAPVEKEKIPFWLGAIMAGVNVGGMFFLVNWGISHNLLSVQFGNIGQAFKEYGFPYCFSNSLVNTGISKPGFYDEKLMQEIEKELRPAYTYDVWEEQPPNIIMVQLESFFDPYLWINNPVKEDPIPFFRYLKNHYPSGYLKVPSVGAGTANTEFECITGMNLDFFGPGEYPYKTILRKTTCESLPFDLMELGYSTHAIHNNEATFYDRNRVFSQLGFETFTPIEYMSNIEKNPIGWCKDKILTGEIVKALDSTEGQDFIYTISVQGHGAYPDFPYYCSQIKEMDDFVRDLIRTLNSREEPTVVVLYGDHLPGFSWDASEMLGGSLYQTQYVVWNNLGLPEEKRNVESYQLGAYVLNMLGIHEGVMTRFHQAFLDGRTEMTIQGSLVKTKQLQRKRKIEEEKYLEDMEALEYDMLYGDREIYGGESPFKATKLQFGIEPVTVDEIVISDHRVLVYGEGFNAYSKIFIDGKMTDTMYVWPGLIISEKLTEKKANGISKADIEVWQTGKDKVPLGQAD from the coding sequence ATGAAAAAGTACGCATTTTTGTGGTATTTAAAAATATTGGGGGCAGCGGCGGCTGTCAACTGTTTTATTGAGCTGCTGGGAAGAAAATCAGCAGTTTTTATGTGGAAATATATGATGGAAAATCCGGCGGTATTTTTTATTAATACAATCATTATACTTATGCTGTTTCTGCCGGTGCTGTTTACAAAAAGAAAGTGGTTTGCATGTATACTGGCTTTATCTGTATGGATTTTTGCCGGCGTGGTCAACGGAGTGCTTCTTACCTTCCGCACCACCCCTTTTACTGCCGCGGACTTCCGGCTGGTAAAGTACGCCCTGGGAATGCTGACTACATACATGAGCTGGCCGGAGATTATTTTATCAGCGGCTGGAATTATAGGGGCAGCCATACTTTGCGCCGTACTGTGGAAAAAAGCTCCTGTAGAAAAAGAAAAAATTCCTTTTTGGTTAGGGGCCATAATGGCTGGGGTCAATGTGGGAGGCATGTTTTTCCTGGTGAATTGGGGAATAAGCCACAATTTATTATCTGTTCAGTTTGGAAATATTGGCCAGGCATTTAAAGAATACGGATTCCCCTACTGTTTTTCCAACTCTCTTGTAAATACAGGGATTTCAAAGCCAGGATTTTATGATGAGAAGCTGATGCAGGAAATTGAGAAAGAATTAAGGCCTGCCTATACATATGATGTCTGGGAGGAACAGCCTCCTAATATTATTATGGTTCAGTTAGAATCCTTTTTTGACCCTTATTTATGGATCAATAATCCAGTAAAGGAAGATCCTATTCCGTTTTTCAGATATTTAAAAAATCATTATCCCTCCGGCTATTTAAAAGTGCCTTCTGTAGGCGCAGGCACGGCCAATACAGAATTTGAGTGTATTACAGGGATGAATCTGGACTTTTTTGGACCAGGAGAATATCCATACAAAACTATTTTAAGAAAAACAACTTGTGAAAGCCTTCCTTTTGATTTAATGGAATTAGGCTACTCCACCCATGCCATTCACAATAATGAGGCCACTTTTTATGACAGGAACAGAGTATTTTCACAGCTGGGATTTGAAACCTTTACTCCCATTGAATATATGTCTAATATAGAGAAAAATCCTATTGGCTGGTGCAAGGATAAGATACTTACAGGGGAGATTGTAAAGGCTTTAGACTCTACGGAAGGTCAGGATTTTATTTATACAATCTCTGTGCAGGGACACGGGGCATATCCAGACTTTCCTTATTACTGCAGCCAGATTAAGGAAATGGACGATTTTGTGAGAGATCTGATCCGCACGTTAAACTCCAGGGAGGAACCTACAGTAGTTGTGCTGTATGGAGATCACCTGCCAGGATTCTCCTGGGACGCCAGCGAGATGCTGGGAGGCTCTTTATATCAAACTCAGTATGTAGTGTGGAATAATCTGGGGCTTCCAGAGGAAAAGAGAAATGTGGAGTCCTATCAGCTGGGAGCTTATGTGCTGAATATGTTAGGCATACATGAAGGGGTAATGACAAGATTTCATCAAGCTTTTTTAGACGGCCGGACAGAAATGACTATTCAGGGAAGCCTGGTGAAAACAAAACAGCTTCAAAGAAAGAGAAAAATAGAAGAGGAAAAGTATTTGGAGGATATGGAAGCCTTAGAATACGATATGCTGTACGGGGACAGAGAGATTTATGGCGGGGAGTCGCCCTTTAAGGCCACAAAGCTTCAGTTTGGAATTGAACCTGTAACAGTAGATGAAATTGTAATAAGCGACCATCGCGTTCTGGTTTACGGGGAGGGATTTAACGCTTACTCCAAAATATTTATTGATGGAAAAATGACAGATACCATGTATGTGTGGCCTGGGCTGATTATTTCCGAAAAGCTGACGGAGAAAAAGGCAAATGGCATTTCAAAGGCAGATATAGAAGTGTGGCAGACAGGAAAAGACAAGGTACCTTTAGGTCAGGCTGATTAA
- a CDS encoding O-acetylhomoserine aminocarboxypropyltransferase/cysteine synthase family protein has product MDKKRSAETICIQGGWEPKNGEPRVLPIYQSTTFKYESSEQMGRLFDLEENGYFYTRLANPTNDAVAAKICELEGGVAAMLTSSGQAANLYAVLNICSQGDHIVCSSAIYGGTFNLFTVTLKRFGIEVTLVDQDASAEELEKAFCERTKAVFAETIANPALAVLDIEKFAALAHSHGVPLIVDNTFATPINCRPFQWGADIVTHSTTKYMDGHALTVGGCIVDSGNFDWEAHKDKYPGLTTPDASYHGIVYTQKFGKAAYITKATAQLMRDMGSIQAPQNAFLLNVGLETLHLRVPRHCENALKVAEYLKSRDDVAWVRYPGLQGDQYYELARKYMPKGTCGVISFGLKGGRAAAGEFMDKLKLAAIVTHVADARTSVLHPASHTHRQLSDEQLVEAGVDPSLIRLSVGIENADDIIEDLRQALEN; this is encoded by the coding sequence ATGGATAAGAAACGTTCTGCAGAGACAATCTGCATTCAGGGCGGCTGGGAACCGAAAAATGGAGAGCCGAGAGTGCTTCCTATTTATCAGAGCACTACTTTTAAATATGAATCCAGCGAACAGATGGGACGTCTGTTTGATTTGGAAGAAAACGGATATTTTTATACACGTCTTGCAAACCCTACCAATGATGCAGTAGCGGCAAAGATTTGCGAGCTGGAAGGCGGAGTGGCGGCTATGCTGACTTCCTCCGGCCAGGCGGCCAATTTGTACGCTGTGTTAAATATATGCAGCCAGGGGGACCATATTGTGTGCTCCTCAGCTATTTACGGAGGAACATTTAACCTGTTTACAGTAACCTTAAAAAGATTTGGCATAGAGGTGACATTAGTAGATCAGGACGCTTCTGCAGAAGAGCTTGAAAAAGCATTTTGTGAGCGCACAAAGGCAGTGTTTGCAGAGACGATCGCCAATCCGGCGCTGGCAGTGCTGGACATTGAAAAGTTTGCAGCCTTAGCTCACAGTCACGGAGTGCCGTTGATTGTAGATAATACATTTGCAACTCCAATTAACTGCAGGCCGTTCCAGTGGGGAGCAGATATTGTTACCCACTCTACTACAAAATATATGGACGGCCACGCTTTAACTGTAGGCGGATGTATTGTAGACAGCGGCAATTTTGACTGGGAGGCTCACAAGGACAAATATCCGGGACTTACAACTCCTGACGCTTCCTATCATGGCATTGTTTATACACAGAAGTTTGGAAAGGCAGCTTATATTACAAAGGCAACGGCCCAGCTGATGCGTGATATGGGGTCTATTCAGGCACCTCAGAATGCATTTCTTTTAAATGTAGGGCTGGAGACTCTTCATCTGAGAGTTCCCCGTCACTGTGAAAATGCTTTAAAGGTGGCTGAGTATTTAAAGTCCAGGGACGACGTTGCGTGGGTAAGATATCCGGGACTGCAGGGGGACCAGTACTATGAGCTGGCAAGAAAGTACATGCCTAAGGGGACATGCGGCGTTATTTCCTTTGGATTAAAGGGAGGAAGAGCAGCTGCCGGAGAGTTTATGGATAAATTAAAGCTGGCCGCTATTGTCACTCATGTAGCTGACGCCAGAACATCTGTACTCCATCCTGCAAGCCATACACATAGACAGTTAAGTGATGAACAATTAGTGGAGGCCGGGGTAGATCCATCCCTGATTCGTCTCAGCGTAGGAATTGAAAATGCTGATGATATTATTGAGGATTTAAGACAGGCTTTGGAGAACTAA